The Apodemus sylvaticus chromosome 5, mApoSyl1.1, whole genome shotgun sequence genome has a segment encoding these proteins:
- the Naa20 gene encoding N-alpha-acetyltransferase 20 isoform X1, producing the protein MTTLRAFTCDDLFRFNNINLDPLTETYGIPFYLQYLAHWPEYFIVAEAPGGELMGYSKYSTTSTFLVMGKAEGSVAREEWHGHVTALSVAPEFRRLGLAAKLMELLEEISERKGGFFVDLFVRVSNQVAVNMYKQLGYSVYRTVIEYYSASNGEPDEDAYDMRKALSRDTEKKSIIPLPHPVRPEDIE; encoded by the exons ATGACCACGCTCCGGGCCTTCACCTGCGACGACCTGTTCCGCTTCAACAACAT tAACTTGGATCCACTTACAGAAACT TATGGGATTCCTTTTTACTTACAGTACCTCGCACACTGGCCAGAGTATTTCATCGTTGCTGAGGCACCTGGCGGAGAACTAATGGGTTATAGTAAGTACAGTACCACTAGTACTTTTTTGG TTATGGGCAAAGCAGAAGGCTCAGTAGCTAGGGAAGAGTGGCATGGACATGTCACAGCTCTGTCTGTCGCCCCTGAATTCCGCCGTCTTGGCTTGGCTGCTAAACTTATGGAGTTACTAGAGGAAATTTCAGAAAG aaaaggtGGCTTTTTTGTTGATCTGTTCGTAAGAGTATCCAATCAAGTTGCTGTGAACATGTACAAGCAGCTGGGTTACAGTGTCTACAGGACAGtcatagagtactactcagccagcAACGGGGAGCCTGATGAGGATGCCTACG ATATGAGGAAAGCACTTTCCAGGGACACTGAGAAGAAATCCATCATACCATTACCTCATCCTGTGAGGCCCGAGGACATTGAATAA
- the Naa20 gene encoding N-alpha-acetyltransferase 20 isoform X2 has protein sequence MTTLRAFTCDDLFRFNNINLDPLTETYGIPFYLQYLAHWPEYFIVAEAPGGELMGYIMGKAEGSVAREEWHGHVTALSVAPEFRRLGLAAKLMELLEEISERKGGFFVDLFVRVSNQVAVNMYKQLGYSVYRTVIEYYSASNGEPDEDAYDMRKALSRDTEKKSIIPLPHPVRPEDIE, from the exons ATGACCACGCTCCGGGCCTTCACCTGCGACGACCTGTTCCGCTTCAACAACAT tAACTTGGATCCACTTACAGAAACT TATGGGATTCCTTTTTACTTACAGTACCTCGCACACTGGCCAGAGTATTTCATCGTTGCTGAGGCACCTGGCGGAGAACTAATGGGTTATA TTATGGGCAAAGCAGAAGGCTCAGTAGCTAGGGAAGAGTGGCATGGACATGTCACAGCTCTGTCTGTCGCCCCTGAATTCCGCCGTCTTGGCTTGGCTGCTAAACTTATGGAGTTACTAGAGGAAATTTCAGAAAG aaaaggtGGCTTTTTTGTTGATCTGTTCGTAAGAGTATCCAATCAAGTTGCTGTGAACATGTACAAGCAGCTGGGTTACAGTGTCTACAGGACAGtcatagagtactactcagccagcAACGGGGAGCCTGATGAGGATGCCTACG ATATGAGGAAAGCACTTTCCAGGGACACTGAGAAGAAATCCATCATACCATTACCTCATCCTGTGAGGCCCGAGGACATTGAATAA